One segment of Panicum virgatum strain AP13 chromosome 3K, P.virgatum_v5, whole genome shotgun sequence DNA contains the following:
- the LOC120699688 gene encoding thioredoxin H-type 2-like has product MNSYYYYNRRNQWKWWSGRLGMWLEPTTDGRRYPAVNIVILTPDTFRYAVAIHALGDKPILTKPPQDNSPDHVISIKDMKEWQSRWDRAAPHKLLVYEFYDKKSTLYKAMDELLEDLAKKYKGQAEFCKLDVDNFELLARICGVEGAYPTFVLFKNCKQVGKVVGLKEDELQQSIKKALTD; this is encoded by the exons ATGAACAGCTACTATTACTACAATCGGCGCAACCAGTGGAAATGGTGGTCGGGGAGATTGGGGATGTGGCTCGAACCTACTACGGATG GTAGACGCTATCCTGCAGTTAATATAGTAATATTAACTCCGGACACCTTCCGTTATGCGGTGGCAATACATGCGTTGGGAGACAAACCAATATTAACCAAACCCCCTCAGGATAACTCTCCCGACCATGTGATCTCGATCAAAGATATGAAGGAATGGCAATCGCGTTGGGACCGGGCTGCTCCACACAAGCTG TTGGTGTATGAGTTCTACGACAAGAAATCCACACTGTACAAGGCCATGGACGAGCTGTTGGAGGACCTCGCCAAGAAGTATAAAGGCCAGGCAGAGTTCTGCAAGTTGGACGTCGACAACTTCGAG CTTTTGGCGCGGATTTGCGGAGTGGAGGGAGCGTATCCGACGTTCGTGCTATTCAAGAACTGCAAGCAGGTGGGCAAGGTCGTCGGCCTCAAGGAAGACGAACTCCAGCAGAGCATCAAGAAAGCGCTGACTGACTAG